A window of Gammaproteobacteria bacterium genomic DNA:
CCCCGGCCACTTGGAGGCGCTGTTCAACTTTCGCTATTCGCCGGCGCTGTCGCGGGAGGAAATGCAGCGGCGGTTGCAGGCGGTGCTGGACGCGCATGGACTGCGCTACGAACTGGAGTGGCACCGCGGCGGCGACCCCTTCCTGACCCGCGGCGGGCGGCTGCTGGACGCCGTGCGGGAGGCGCTGCGGGAGACAGCCGGCGTGGAATGCAGCCTGTCCACCGGGGGCGGGACTTCGGACGGGCGCTTCCTCGCGCCGCTGGGGGCGGAGGTGCTGGAACTGGGGACGACGGGCGACACCATCCACGAGGTGGACGAATACGTGCCCGCCGAAGAGTTGCCCCTGCTTTCGGAGATCTACGAAGGCGTACTGCGCCGGCTGTTGGCCGCGCCCGCGGCGGCCGGGGCTTCCGTTGCCCCGGCGTCTTGAGCGGGCAATGGAGCGGCTTTAATCAGGGCGCCTTAGCCTGAGCGGGCCAGAGAGGGGTATTGTTGCGCGAGTCCCCTCTGTAAGCGTTAAGCGCTGCGGGACGCGCCAGGGTATGGGCCGCGCAATTTCATCTCCCGGCTTGGGCGGTCACACCATCACGGCGGTCACGGAAGGGGCGCTGCTTTTGGGGTCGCTCTGGAATCCCTGCACCAACAGGACGAAGTCGCCGGGGTCGGCCAGGGACTGTTCCTGCGCCAGGCGCCGGGTCAGTGCCACCGCGTCCGCTGTCTCCTCAGGCTCGATCTCCAGCGGAATGATGCCCCAGTGCAGCACCATCTGCCGCCGCACTTGCGCGTCGCCGGCGATGGCGAGTATCGGCGCCGCCGGGCGGACGGCGCTCATGGTGGCGGCGGACATGCCGGTGCGCGACAGGACCACGATGGCATGAACCTTCAGGTCCCGGGCCAGCATGGCGGTGATGTGGGCGATGGCGTCGCCGATGCGCGCCCGTTCGCCGGGGGCGACCAGGAAGGGGTTGTCCACGTCCCCCTGGCGCCACAGATGGGCCTCCGTTTGGCGGGCGATGCGGTCCATGATCCGCACCGCCTCCACGGGATATTCGCCGATGGCGGTTTCGCCGGAGAGCATGAGCGCGTCCGCGCCCTCGTTCACGGCGTGCGCGACATCGCTTACCTCGGCGCGCGTCGGGCGCGCACTGCGGATCATGGATTCCAGCATCTGGGTGGCGACGATCACCGATTTGCACTTGCGCCGCGCCCGGCGGATCAATTCGTTCTGGGCCATGGGCACCTGTTCCGGGAGCAGCTCTACGCCCAGGTCGCCGCGGGCGACCATGATTCCGTCGGCGCTGTCGAGGATGGAATCGGCGTTCTCCAGGGCCGGGGCGCGCTCGATCTTGGCGATGATGCCGGTCTTGCCGCCCTGTTTTCGCACCAGGGCGCGCAGTTGCTCTATGTCTTCCGCCCGTCTCACGAAGGAGAGGGCCAGGAAGTCCGCTCCGGCCTCCAGGGCGAAGCAGGCGTCTTCGCGGTCCTTTGCGGTGATGCAGGGCGCGGAGACCGTCGCTCCGGGAATGTTGATGCCGTTGTGATCGCGCAGTTCGCCGCCGCGCGTCACGGCGCATTCGATCTCGGTGCCGGAGACCGCGCGCACCTCGAGTTCCAGCAGGCCGTCTTTGAGCATGATGCGGCTGCCCGGCCGTACATCGGCGGCGAGACGCTGGTATTGCGATGGGATCAGGCCCGGTGCTCCGGTTACCTGGCGCGTGGTGACGGTTGCGCTCTCTCCTTCCCGCAGGCGGATGCCGCCGTCTCGAAAGGCGCCGGTGCGGATGCGCGGCCCGCAGAGATCGACCAGCACCGCTACCGTAGTGCCCCGGCGCGCCGCCGCCTCGCGAATGCGGCGGTAAGTGCGCCGGTGGAAGTCGCGGTCGCCGTGCGACATGTTGAGGCGAAAGACGGCAACCCCGGCCTCGATCAGCCGCTCCAGTGCCTTTGCGTCGCCGGTGGCGGGGCCGACGGTGGCGACGATTTTCGTGCGCCTGCGTTTCAGCAGGCTGAATTCGGTAGTAATGGGCATGGTCCCGTTTCTTTCGCGTCGGCGGCTCCGAGTCTCTCATTCATTGCGCCCGGCGCGCGCCCCGGGCGCCCGGAGGGCGGGAGGCCCTTGCCGCGCCCTGCGCCTTCGGGCATGGCGCTCAGAGCGCGCGACGGTCCGTAAAGGCGCGCGCCAGGGTGTGGGCGTCCAGATATTCCAGTTCGCCGCCCGCCGGCACGCCCTGGGCGATGCGGGTCGTGCGCACGCGCTGGCCGGCGATGCCGGCCAACATCTCGCGGATGTAGTGGGCAGTGGCCTCTCCCTCCACGGTGGCGTTGGTGGCGAGGATCACTTCCTCCACCGGTTCCTGCCGCACCCGTTCGGCCAGTGCCTCCAGGCCGAGTTCCGAGGGGCCCACCCCGTCCAGCGGCGACAGGTGTCCCATCAGCACGAAGTAACTGCCCCTATAGCCGGATTCCTCGATGACGGGGACGTCCGCGGGGCTTTCCACCACGCACAGCAGGGCCTGGTCGCGCTGGCCGCTGGAGCAGAGCGTGCAGTGCCGGGATTCGCTGAAACTGCGGCAGCGCTCGCAGTGGTTGATTTGTTTGGACGCCGCGGCCAGGGCCTCCGACAGGCGGCGGGCGCCCTCCCGGTTCCGTTGCAACAGGTGGTAGGCGATCCGCTGGGCGGACTTCTTGCCGATCCCCGGCATGCAGCACAGGGCCTCTACGAGTTCGGCGAGCAACGGTGAACCGGGCGCCATGGCTAGAAAGGCATGTTGTCCCGCGACGGCATCAAGCCGCCGGTCAGCGCGCCGAGCTTGTCCTTCAGGGAGCGGTCCAGGCGGCGCAGGGCGTCGTTGACCGCCGCCGCCACCAGGTCTTCCAGCATCTGCTTGTCTTCTTGCAGCAGTTGCTTCTCGATCTCCACCTTCTCCACCTCGCGCCTGCCGTTTATGGTTACCTTGACCATGCCGGTGCCCGACTCGCCCCGGACGGTGATTTGGCCCAGGTCCTTGCGGATCTTCTCGAACTGCTTGATGAAATTGCCAAAGCCTTCCATCATTGCTCCGTTTTTTTCGGTTCCCGCCGCGGCCGTATCGAGTCCGGCTGCAAGGTGGCCTCGAATGTCTCCTGCAACGAGCGCACGACGGGGTCCTGCCGGCATGCTTCCTCGGTCGCGTCTCCTCCCCGCTGCCGCGGCGGGTTGCCGTTGCCCGTTGCGGGCGCCGTGCCTTCTTTGCGAACTGCCGCGGGCGCGGTTTCGGGCGCCGCTTCCGCGATCTGCTCGATGCGCAGCCCCTTCAGGGGCGGGTCGGCGACTTTGATAATGGCCTGTTCCAGCCGTTGCCGGCGCCTTTCGCTGAGCAGGGCGGTGCCGCCGGCAGGCAGGTGCAGGATCAGGATGTCCTGCTGCCGCCCGCCGGGCGAGCAGTGCAGGGCAAGCTGTCGCACGCTGCCCTCAAGTCCGGCGCGCTCGATCAAGGCCAGCCATTCCGCGGCGGGTCCCGTAGCGGGCGCCTCCGGTACCGCTGGCGCCGTCGGCGCCGCTTGCGTTTGCGGCGCCGCTGGCGCCGTCGTGCCGGCCGGGGCTGCCGTGCCGGTCCGGGTCGTCGCGCCGGTCCCGGCCGGGACGGCGGCCGTCTCCGGCTCGGGCCGGAAGGCGAATATGCGGATCAGGCAGATCTCGAAGCCGGCGGCGGGGTCCGGGGCCAGGGCCAGGTCGCGGCGTCCGGTCAGTGCAATCTGGTACAGGAGCTGCGTCTCTTCCGGGGATATTTTGCCGGCAAAGGCGGCGGCGCGCTCCAGCTCCCGCTCTTTGCCTACCTCGGGCACGGCCTGGCAAACGGAGATCTCCTGCAACAGGCTCAGCAGCTCCGATAGCAGCGCGTCGAAGTCCGGCTGGTACCTGGCGATCCGCTGGCTCTGCCGCAGCAGGGCGGGGCCATCCCGGTCAATCGCCGCCGTCAGCAGGGCGTCC
This region includes:
- the pyk gene encoding pyruvate kinase encodes the protein MPITTEFSLLKRRRTKIVATVGPATGDAKALERLIEAGVAVFRLNMSHGDRDFHRRTYRRIREAAARRGTTVAVLVDLCGPRIRTGAFRDGGIRLREGESATVTTRQVTGAPGLIPSQYQRLAADVRPGSRIMLKDGLLELEVRAVSGTEIECAVTRGGELRDHNGINIPGATVSAPCITAKDREDACFALEAGADFLALSFVRRAEDIEQLRALVRKQGGKTGIIAKIERAPALENADSILDSADGIMVARGDLGVELLPEQVPMAQNELIRRARRKCKSVIVATQMLESMIRSARPTRAEVSDVAHAVNEGADALMLSGETAIGEYPVEAVRIMDRIARQTEAHLWRQGDVDNPFLVAPGERARIGDAIAHITAMLARDLKVHAIVVLSRTGMSAATMSAVRPAAPILAIAGDAQVRRQMVLHWGIIPLEIEPEETADAVALTRRLAQEQSLADPGDFVLLVQGFQSDPKSSAPSVTAVMV
- the recR gene encoding recombination mediator RecR, which produces MAPGSPLLAELVEALCCMPGIGKKSAQRIAYHLLQRNREGARRLSEALAAASKQINHCERCRSFSESRHCTLCSSGQRDQALLCVVESPADVPVIEESGYRGSYFVLMGHLSPLDGVGPSELGLEALAERVRQEPVEEVILATNATVEGEATAHYIREMLAGIAGQRVRTTRIAQGVPAGGELEYLDAHTLARAFTDRRAL
- a CDS encoding YbaB/EbfC family nucleoid-associated protein, which gives rise to MMEGFGNFIKQFEKIRKDLGQITVRGESGTGMVKVTINGRREVEKVEIEKQLLQEDKQMLEDLVAAAVNDALRRLDRSLKDKLGALTGGLMPSRDNMPF
- the dnaX gene encoding DNA polymerase III subunit gamma/tau; translated protein: MSYQVLARKWRPKNFDEVVGQEHILRVLRNSLAKEQLHHAYLFTGTRGVGKTTLARILAKCLNCETKLSAQPCGECRSCNEIDAGRCIDLIEVDAASRAKVEETRELMENVPYAPVAGRYKVYLIDEVHMFSNHSFNALLKVLEEPPEHVKFLLATTEPKRIPVTILSRCMQFGLRRLGRDEIARQLARILEAEGVAFEAPSLPLLAVAADGSLRDALSLLDQAITDGGGALQEKQVQQMLGTVPGAELDALLTAAIDRDGPALLRQSQRIARYQPDFDALLSELLSLLQEISVCQAVPEVGKERELERAAAFAGKISPEETQLLYQIALTGRRDLALAPDPAAGFEICLIRIFAFRPEPETAAVPAGTGATTRTGTAAPAGTTAPAAPQTQAAPTAPAVPEAPATGPAAEWLALIERAGLEGSVRQLALHCSPGGRQQDILILHLPAGGTALLSERRRQRLEQAIIKVADPPLKGLRIEQIAEAAPETAPAAVRKEGTAPATGNGNPPRQRGGDATEEACRQDPVVRSLQETFEATLQPDSIRPRREPKKTEQ